The genomic DNA TGGACGAACGCCGAGGGCGAGGCCTTCTTCGTCAAGTACCACTTCAAGACGAACCAGGGTGTCCGCTCCCTCTCCAGTGACCAGGCCGCCGAACTCGCGGGCAGGGACGGCAACTCCCACCAGACGGACCTGCTGCAGGCCATCGAGCGGGGCGTGAACCCGTCCTGGACCCTGTACGTGCAGGTCATGCCGGCCGCCGAGGCCGCGGACTACCGCTTCAACCCGTTCGACCTCACCAAGGTGTGGCCGCACGGCGACTACCCGCTGCAGCGGGTGGGCCGGCTGGTCCTGGACCGTAACCCGGACAATGTGTTCGCCGAGGTCGAGCAGGCCGCCTTCTCCCCGAACAACTTCGTGCCCGGCATCGGCCCGTCCCCGGACAAGATGCTGCAGGGCCGTCTGTTCGCCTACGCCGACGCGCACCGCTACCGGCTCGGCGTCAACCACACCCAGCTCCCGGTGAACGCGCCACGGACCGCCGCCGTCGACAACTACGGCCGCGACGGTCTGCACGCCACCCGCAACGGTGCGCGGCACGACAAGAACTTTGAGCCCAACTCGTACGCCGGGCCCGCCCAGACCGACGCGACGCTCTCCGCCCCGCTCGCCGTCCACGGCTGGACCGGCACCCACGCGGCGCCCGCCCACACCAAGGACGACGACTTCTTCCAGGCGGGCGAGCTCTACCGGCTGATGTCCGAGGACGAGAGGAGCCGCCTGGTCGCCAACATCGCCGGTGGCCTCTCCCGGGTCACGCGTGACGACGTGATCGAGAAGAACCTCGCCCACTTCCACGCCGCGGACACCGAGTACGGCGAGCGCGTCGAGGAAGCGGTCCGTGCCCTGCGCGAGGACTAGGGCCTCTCGTTCGGATCATGCTGGGCTCGCGCGGCCAGGCACGCACATGCGCCCCTCCGCGGTGGGGCCACTCCCCGATCCAGCCTGCTTCCACCGAACGACGTCGGAACACAGACCGCGCAAGGGATGTGACGGGAGGTCATTTTCCTTGCGTTGTCCGTCCGGCCGGCCCTGAGGGGTGTCCGGCGGGACGGACGCAACCGAGGTCCGCGGCGGCGTGCGAGCCAGTGCGGTGGTGAAGGCAGCCGGCAAGCGCTCTCGACCTGAGAGAGAGCGGACCCGGCCGCCCATCGCCCGTCGCCGCGGTCCCGGCACAACCTGCACACAGGACTCCGCCCGGCGGCGCGAACGAATCGGTCGCGCCGGCCTCTCGCCGTCGGGCGGTCACCACCCTCACGCAAGGGCGGGGAGTACGGACGGTCCCGCGCTCCCCGCCCTTGCGCACGTGCGTCAGTAGCCGGCCGGGCGGACGAGGCCCGTCTCGTACGCGAAGACCGCCGCCTGCGTCCGGTCGCGCAGCCCCAG from Streptomyces sp. NBC_01707 includes the following:
- a CDS encoding catalase, whose protein sequence is MTQRVLTTESGAPVADNQNSATAGVGGPILLQDQHLLEKLARFNRERIPERVVHARGSGAYGYFEVTDDVTGFTRADFLSAVGKRTETFIRFSTVADSLGGADAVRDPRGFALKFYTDEGNYDLVGNNTPVFFIKDPIKFPDFIHSQKRDPFTGRQEPDNVWDFWAHSPEATHQVTWLMGDRGIPASYRHMNGYGSHTYQWTNAEGEAFFVKYHFKTNQGVRSLSSDQAAELAGRDGNSHQTDLLQAIERGVNPSWTLYVQVMPAAEAADYRFNPFDLTKVWPHGDYPLQRVGRLVLDRNPDNVFAEVEQAAFSPNNFVPGIGPSPDKMLQGRLFAYADAHRYRLGVNHTQLPVNAPRTAAVDNYGRDGLHATRNGARHDKNFEPNSYAGPAQTDATLSAPLAVHGWTGTHAAPAHTKDDDFFQAGELYRLMSEDERSRLVANIAGGLSRVTRDDVIEKNLAHFHAADTEYGERVEEAVRALRED